The following are encoded in a window of Corynebacterium argentoratense DSM 44202 genomic DNA:
- a CDS encoding class I SAM-dependent DNA methyltransferase, whose amino-acid sequence MTNFDEEAPQWDTPIRLERTRALAAQMLSQMSPLPGGPDGVTVVDLGCGTGVLGSSFARGLVDARGGDCSVTVVGVDPSAQMRERASERGLLVVDSLEVAQQFAPVDVIVSSMAFHHIDDVAGALASCTALLRPGGWLFVADLDEGQEFFHAHLDTPIDGFNRDGFVEALESAGLSGVTIDDGFVGSKPDHADSTISHAYTVFLASARALAGQ is encoded by the coding sequence ATGACGAACTTCGATGAGGAAGCACCCCAGTGGGACACTCCTATTCGCCTGGAGCGCACCCGCGCCCTCGCCGCACAGATGCTCTCTCAGATGTCACCTCTGCCTGGCGGGCCTGATGGTGTCACTGTTGTTGACTTGGGCTGCGGCACTGGGGTCCTCGGCTCGTCGTTTGCTCGCGGGCTTGTCGACGCGCGCGGTGGGGATTGTTCCGTGACCGTGGTGGGGGTTGACCCTTCCGCCCAGATGCGCGAGCGTGCTAGCGAACGCGGGTTGCTTGTTGTCGATAGCCTAGAGGTCGCCCAGCAGTTCGCCCCGGTCGATGTGATCGTCAGTTCCATGGCTTTCCATCATATTGATGACGTCGCGGGGGCACTTGCCTCATGCACAGCACTGTTGCGTCCGGGTGGCTGGTTGTTCGTCGCGGACCTTGATGAGGGGCAGGAGTTTTTCCACGCGCACCTGGATACACCCATCGACGGTTTCAATCGTGATGGTTTTGTCGAAGCACTTGAGTCAGCAGGGTTATCCGGCGTCACTATTGATGATGGGTTCGTTGGTTCTAAACCCGATCATGCTGACTCAACGATCAGCCACGCCTACACCGTGTTTCTTGCTTCGGCCCGAGCGCTTGCTGGGCAGTGA